A stretch of Aerococcaceae bacterium zg-252 DNA encodes these proteins:
- a CDS encoding phosphoketolase family protein: MTNFDDKSYLEKVDKWWRAANYISVAQMYLKDNPLLRRELSNEDVKLTPIGHWGTISGQNFIYAHLNRVINKYDLDMFYIEGPGHGGQVMVSNSYIDGSYSELYPEITQDEAGLKQLCKIFSFPGGIASHAAPETPGSIHEGGELGYSLSHATGAILDNPNVIAATVVGDGEAETGPLAAGWFSNTFINPVNDGAVLPILYLNGGKIHNPTILERKTNEELTDLFNGLGWTPIFVGGTNPEIVHFEMAEKMDKAIELIQEIQSEARKYPADKATQAKWPVLIVRIPKGWTGPVEWNGEPIEGGFRAHQVPIPVTGKDMRTASYLVEWLQSYKPEELFDDNGYVKEEIREISPKGNRRMSMNPVTNAGIVAELNTADWRKHALDIKVPGEIIAQDMIELGKYAADLIRENPTNFRIFGPDETKSNRLQHVFDATNRQWLGRMNDAYDEWLSPVGRVIDSQLSEHQAEGFLEGYVLTGRHGFFASYESFLRVVDSMITQHFKWLRKSKTHAPWRKNYPSLNLIATSTVFQQDHNGYTHQDPGLLTHLAEKTPEFIREYLPADTNSLLAVMDKALKDEDKINLIVSSKHPRPQFYTAEEAEELVEKGYKVIDWASTDHNGTPDIVFAAAGTEPNLEALAAISILNKAFPEMKIRFINVVDILKLRHPDIDSRGLSDEVFNELFTVDKPIIFAFHGYEGMIRDIFFKRQNHHLFIHGYRENGDITTPFDMRVLSELDRFHLAKDAANAVFGDKAQEFKEKMDETVAYHKQYIRENGIDIPEVLDWKWEDLIK; encoded by the coding sequence ATGACGAATTTTGATGATAAAAGCTACTTGGAAAAGGTCGATAAATGGTGGCGAGCAGCTAATTATATTTCTGTTGCCCAAATGTATTTGAAAGATAATCCTTTATTACGCAGAGAGTTGTCGAATGAAGATGTTAAATTAACACCTATTGGGCATTGGGGAACTATTTCAGGGCAAAACTTTATTTACGCTCACCTTAATCGTGTGATTAACAAATATGATTTAGATATGTTCTATATTGAAGGACCTGGACATGGTGGTCAAGTAATGGTTTCGAACTCTTATATTGACGGCTCTTATTCTGAATTATACCCAGAAATTACACAAGATGAAGCTGGTTTAAAACAATTATGTAAAATATTTTCTTTTCCAGGAGGTATAGCATCTCATGCTGCACCCGAAACACCAGGGTCGATTCATGAAGGTGGTGAATTAGGGTATTCGCTATCACATGCAACGGGTGCCATTTTAGATAATCCCAATGTTATTGCAGCAACGGTTGTAGGTGACGGTGAGGCAGAAACTGGTCCTTTAGCAGCAGGGTGGTTCTCTAATACTTTTATTAATCCAGTCAATGACGGAGCAGTGTTACCAATTTTATATTTAAATGGGGGTAAAATTCATAATCCAACCATTTTAGAACGTAAAACTAATGAAGAATTAACGGATTTATTTAATGGTTTGGGTTGGACACCTATCTTTGTAGGTGGAACGAATCCTGAAATTGTTCACTTTGAAATGGCAGAAAAAATGGATAAAGCGATTGAGTTGATTCAAGAAATCCAATCAGAAGCTCGAAAATATCCAGCTGATAAAGCAACACAAGCAAAATGGCCCGTGTTAATTGTTCGCATTCCAAAAGGTTGGACAGGACCAGTAGAATGGAATGGTGAACCGATTGAAGGTGGTTTTAGAGCACATCAAGTGCCAATACCTGTAACTGGTAAAGATATGCGTACAGCTTCGTATTTAGTTGAATGGTTACAATCTTATAAACCAGAAGAGTTATTTGATGATAATGGATATGTTAAAGAAGAAATTCGTGAGATTTCACCAAAAGGTAATCGTAGAATGTCTATGAATCCTGTAACAAATGCTGGTATCGTAGCTGAATTGAATACGGCTGATTGGAGAAAGCATGCTTTAGACATTAAGGTTCCGGGTGAAATTATTGCTCAAGATATGATTGAGTTAGGTAAATATGCAGCTGATTTAATTCGTGAAAACCCAACGAATTTCCGTATTTTTGGTCCAGATGAAACTAAATCGAATCGTCTACAACATGTGTTTGATGCAACAAATCGTCAATGGTTAGGTAGAATGAATGATGCTTATGATGAATGGCTTTCTCCAGTAGGACGTGTCATTGATTCGCAATTGTCAGAGCATCAAGCAGAAGGATTTTTGGAAGGTTATGTATTAACAGGCCGTCATGGTTTCTTTGCGTCATATGAATCATTCTTGCGAGTGGTTGATTCGATGATTACACAACATTTTAAATGGTTACGGAAATCCAAAACACACGCACCATGGCGTAAAAATTATCCGTCGCTTAATTTGATTGCGACATCGACTGTATTCCAACAAGATCATAATGGTTATACGCATCAAGATCCAGGTTTGTTAACGCATTTGGCAGAAAAAACACCAGAATTTATTCGTGAGTATTTACCAGCTGATACCAATAGTTTATTAGCAGTTATGGATAAAGCATTAAAAGATGAAGATAAGATTAATTTGATTGTGTCTTCCAAACATCCACGTCCACAATTTTATACGGCAGAGGAAGCAGAAGAATTAGTAGAAAAAGGGTATAAAGTGATTGATTGGGCATCTACTGACCATAATGGTACGCCGGATATTGTGTTTGCAGCAGCCGGAACGGAACCAAACTTGGAGGCATTAGCAGCTATTTCAATTTTAAATAAAGCCTTTCCTGAAATGAAAATTCGCTTTATTAATGTGGTAGATATTTTGAAATTGCGTCACCCAGACATTGATTCGAGAGGCTTATCAGATGAAGTATTTAATGAATTATTTACTGTTGATAAGCCGATTATCTTTGCATTCCATGGTTATGAAGGTATGATTCGTGATATCTTCTTCAAACGTCAAAATCATCATTTGTTCATTCATGGTTATCGTGAAAATGGAGATATTACAACACCGTTTGATATGCGTGTATTATCAGAGTTGGATCGTTTCCATTTGGCGAAAGATGCTGCTAATGCAGTATTTGGTGATAAAGCACAAGAGTTTAAAGAAAAAATGGATGAAACGGTGGCGTATCATAAGCAATATATTCGTGAAAATGGAATTGATATTCCAGAAGTTTTAGACTGGAAATGGGAAGATTTAATCAAATAG